Proteins encoded together in one Nostoc sp. PCC 7524 window:
- a CDS encoding phosphate/phosphite/phosphonate ABC transporter substrate-binding protein → MVWRFSRRLFLLNLLGFTVARCSSAPTYQGKLTIGVVDYDADAEIINKYANFNRYLAEKTKASIQLEPTFNENKAIERLQAQAWSLVFAPPGLAAIAITRSQYVPIFPLMGVSNLRSVFVVRKDNPIRDLKQLQGKIVALGQPGSATGYYLPLYNLYGLTLAEIMFAPTPKTLLEWVADGKVAAGAVSLAEFNLYRSQLSQTQFHILYTDPHYVPPGVVLINPTVERNRQESIRKAMSEFPGISAQAVGYIPNGKVPDYQYMIDVVERVQLIATELQNKPVQLFKKTT, encoded by the coding sequence ATGGTGTGGCGATTTTCACGGCGTTTATTTCTTTTAAATTTACTAGGGTTTACAGTTGCTAGATGCTCATCAGCACCAACTTATCAAGGTAAGTTAACGATTGGAGTGGTTGATTACGATGCGGATGCAGAAATTATTAATAAATATGCGAACTTCAATCGTTATTTAGCGGAAAAAACTAAAGCCAGTATTCAACTAGAGCCGACGTTTAATGAAAATAAAGCAATTGAACGTTTGCAGGCTCAAGCTTGGTCTTTAGTGTTTGCACCACCAGGTTTAGCAGCGATCGCGATCACACGTTCTCAATATGTCCCAATTTTTCCATTGATGGGTGTGAGTAATTTACGCTCAGTCTTCGTGGTTCGTAAAGATAATCCCATTCGCGATTTAAAACAGCTACAAGGTAAAATTGTGGCTTTAGGTCAACCAGGGTCAGCCACAGGATATTACTTACCCCTGTATAATCTTTATGGATTGACACTAGCAGAAATCATGTTTGCTCCCACGCCGAAAACGCTGTTAGAGTGGGTAGCAGATGGGAAAGTTGCAGCTGGTGCTGTTTCACTAGCAGAATTTAATCTTTACAGATCCCAACTGAGTCAAACCCAGTTCCATATCCTTTATACAGATCCTCACTATGTTCCACCTGGGGTAGTTTTAATTAATCCTACTGTAGAGCGCAATCGCCAGGAATCTATCCGTAAAGCTATGAGTGAGTTTCCGGGTATCTCAGCCCAAGCAGTTGGCTATATCCCCAATGGGAAAGTCCCAGATTATCAATACATGATTGATGTTGTAGAACGAGTTCAACTAATTGCCACTGAACTGCAAAATAAACCTGTACAATTATTTAAAAAAACAACTTAA